AGCAGGctccaggcactgcctgcaggtgccaagaCGAGACAAGGAAGATGAGCAAGATGAGTGAGACAGAAAGAAGTTAAGGACAGTGAGGAGTGGGAGaacagctgagagctcactggtggagaaatcttcacagcccccaATACAGGAAGTCTCCAGCTGCAGGGCAGTGCAGGTGAGATATCCTGAGAGTTCCTCTAAAGCTACCACATCCCATGGCTGACAGGGTCTGTCAGGATGGGTATCACAGTCCCTCTtgtgtggagcaggaggtgcttcagagcagggattcccagccacactgtcaaaaggacagagcagcctgctaccttctcccagggatgctgaAGGTGTGTGAAGCTGGAGCACGCAGATAGGTCTGCCCaaggctgtgattcagagcagtgtccctgcaccccagggtgctgtgtgcccagggcagtgactctgcccctacgagggtcagcactcagcctgcccggggagctccctatgatgctgcagggagaagctgtgggtagGAGGGGAGACCCCTggtagggcaggttcattctcccttagagagggtgctgcgtgggtcagggctgctcacagctccagctcactgccaggacattcctggaggagactttccaaaaggaaggtcagaGCAGGagatacatgaaagggaaggagctgtcacaaGTCTGTGCTTGCAGTTATTTCCtgtttgggtggggtgaaatgggactggatctgtcaggtttagacaggggacTGAGGCAGTGACACTGAGAGGAGAAGCTCTGGGAGGGACTCAGCAAATGCCtccatccaccctgaagcctacagacacagccagcagcacctttccagcctcaccaaggtttgtctcccctgctccataGCACCTGCAACCatggaggtgccctgggcagtgtcctgcccccgggaggtttctgcagggcagagctgagcacccagcgggtgggatggggtctgtgagcactgacaggggagagacgtggggacagagaaacagctgcccgcagggacggctccaggcagcagagtcatgctcaaagtgtgagaggaaaccatcaactccagcacctcctctcctctgccagccagcacagccctctgctctcaaggctgtggggccCAGGGCAGGAGTcatttcctcggcagctggacatccaGGAGGTgctcctgagtgcccctctgtgcctgcctgtccctgcctccctgggcacaaatatCATgctattgctccatgtttcccagctgcccatgctgcccttgtccttctgcttgAACTCTCTGGGCAgaggggtttctgatgcagttcagacaacaccgaccctgcaggtcctgccatgcagacgtgtccttgacagtgaggtgcccaagtgcccctctagcctgtggggctctgggcagtgcagtgtggggggctgggaatgagccaactctctcgtcaggacaccccatccttaggacattctgccgtttccctggggtgtctggctgggctgcagctgccctccagaaggccacagctctcccattgcagctgcgtgttatctgggtgccccagggagaagccacctagatactgaggccatggacatgctgctgggTGCCTGGAtatgggcagctggaaggagcccgatgtgtttctggctagaaggggagggctgagacctgcctcacacaccctcaggaagagtgctgatgggcactttggaagtggattcctctgctctccacagtaTCATTTCTTTTTTGGGTCATacgagtgcaactgtcctccacctctgaggtgggagcacagggcagctgggaacaagcgggatggacagaccagctctcctgcctctgcactaaagccagagggaatccttttggctctctggaatcacagctggtccctctgagtgcagcagcaatgctgaggatttctaccccCAGGAATCCTCCTGCGGTGTaacagggtcagctaaagaaaacacaataagccttaaaactattcatgAATCCACAGtatttggaactgggagtgaagatgctgacaTCCCTTCAACATTACGAGTGTATgaaatctgactggaactgggaatataaatcttagtcccccctgttcccatgtaggcagtgctgtcggtcagggctgactcctctggagcccatgggccccctgctcctcacagcaaactcacCCAGCataaaccagagctcaagccatggagctgaAGGACGGTgttgctgagatggggagaggtaatgtgtgtgtgtttgggagggttttaggacaaagctttgctcagagaagtctgtcctaacatttcaatgtctcttcttagaaaatcctcctgtgccctgaaggagcatatgtccaacagcagctccttcaacgagttccacCTCcaggcatttgcagacacacaggagctgcagctcttgcacttctcactcttcctgggcacctacctggctgccctcctgggcaacggcctcatcatcacagccatagcctgcgaccaccacctccacacccccatgtacttcttcctcatcaacctctccctcctcgaccttggctccatctccaccactgtccccaaatccatggccaattccctctggaacaccagggccatttcctactcaggatgtgttgctcaggtctttctgcttctcttcttgttcaTAGCAGaatattctcttctcacagtcatggcctatgaccgctacattgccgtTTGCAAACcactgcactatgggaccctcatgggcagcagagcttgtgtcagaatggcagcagctgcctgggccagtggcttgctctatgctgtgctgcacactgctaacaccttttcaataccactctgccaaggcaacacagtggagcagttcttctgtgagatcccccagctcctcaagctctcctgctcagactcctacctcagggaacttggggttcttgtggttagtgcgtgtttaatgtttgggtgtttcattttcattgtgctgtcctacgtgcagatcttcactgctgtgctgaggatcccctctgagcagggccgccacaaagccttttccatgtgcctcccacacctggccgtggtctccctgtttctcagcactctcacatttgcctacctgaagcccccctccctctcctccccagctgtggatctggtggtggctgttctgtactcggtggtgcctccagcagtgaaccccctcatctacagcatgaggaacaaggagctcaaggatgccctgaggaaaatTATTCAGCTGGTACAATGTCAGCATCAATAGCCATACCATGTGCATCATCTCATCATTCCCAGGGTATTTATGGTCAAGGCTAtgaattcttcatttctttttgtctgacTCTATATTCTATATtatattcattttgaaaggaaaacagctgcgttcttcctgcttctcctcaGGAATCCCTCTCCCAAATCTGACCCAAAGACCATactgaagcaggaagccaggcttcccccttcatcagcagagactgGGGAACCTCAGCACCcactagtctgagctccctcggatgcgccctgtgcaatgaggagagtttccctttgcagtgtctctttcagcactgataccaagggagctcaggggcacagagtcaggctcggATGAGTACAGGCAGGGGGAGACCGtgggtcccgtgtccattaggagagctcagctcccctgggcaCCATCAGCGTGTGATCGCACACTCCTCTCCTGCCAGGGTGACAGCCAggtgtcaccatgggctggtcccttccctttacagagctccaacactcagagcaggagtgaaggggaggagagtcaggcagcagcttgtggggacagaccttctgctcctcagtaccttccccctctgccacagcaggcattgcctcactgcagcctttgtgtgggggctgcagctttcctggagatacATCGgtgcagcagcaggactttctcttttcaaggtttcttctcctcatttccacactgtcctgctctCATGTGTGCATATGGCCCAGGAGTTCTCACAGCCTGGTGGTGGTAGGGCTGTGTCCctatgtgcatgtgtgctgtgagTACAGACAGGAGCAGGCACTGgacacccttatgccagacctggcctgcagAATAACACTtccgtaataaaaggggatctcccctgtgacgtgcctgaagtctggcctttcttcagaagatggagtcaaaaatatgcccaagggattgcaccacaaaagggcctgttcttctgcttgcGAACTCCATGGGATCCAggagatgagctcagagtccccagGTGATCTGTTAGGagctgagggctggattcaggctTCATCTGTCAGTGagcagtggagatggggaatggtgtctgacttgcctgcccagggctgtcccacaggtcaccgtgctgatgacagatgctgatccttctggaggggaatcggagcccccaggagagctcaggggatctccagggacagcgtgtgcctggggggacagtgagtggagcctcacaaagtgagggatggtccacggtggagtaagcagaaggtagagcactaaatccagggatgcatggggaaacgagggctctgcaatccctggagaaacagtggggacccaggagtcccagggaaggggcactggagagtgattcctgcaccctcagtgaaacaccacaggctggagctagtgcccccccaaacacatctcctgccattgcaaacaccctggggtcactctgagcaccatccatgagcacagacaggtgccagcagtattaGTGCTGGTGATCCCTCTCTGGCTGggtctgctccctgctctgaccagcatggccagtgcagagtcgGGAGTGACCCCATGGCTGCACGACCCCACAGCCTGCTagagaaaggctctctggggagcagggacatcccagGAGAAAAACAGGGCAGCATttagagagaggaaatgagaaggagaagcaggtttctctggtcaccagctcggggcaggctgctctgtccctggggcagcaggagctgctggaggggctgcagggccagggctctggtgctg
Above is a window of Dromaius novaehollandiae isolate bDroNov1 chromosome 30, bDroNov1.hap1, whole genome shotgun sequence DNA encoding:
- the LOC135324023 gene encoding olfactory receptor 14C36-like, producing MELKDGVAEMGRAEYSLLTVMAYDRYIAVCKPLHYGTLMGSRACVRMAAAAWASGLLYAVLHTANTFSIPLCQGNTVEQFFCEIPQLLKLSCSDSYLRELGVLVVSACLMFGCFIFIVLSYVQIFTAVLRIPSEQGRHKAFSMCLPHLAVVSLFLSTLTFAYLKPPSLSSPAVDLVVAVLYSVVPPAVNPLIYSMRNKELKDALRKIIQLVQCQHQ